From Chloroflexia bacterium SDU3-3, the proteins below share one genomic window:
- the truA gene encoding tRNA pseudouridine(38-40) synthase TruA, whose product MKNVALRIEYDGTDFVGSQWQKNGRSVQGEIEGAWEQLTQECQRVTLSGRTDSGVHALGQVANVRTGTRLEPETIQRGLNAILPEDVAVHAAWYVPMDFHARHSAIRRDYRYLIDHSPVESPLARRHVLHVPKRLDTAAMQAGLAHFEGTHDFAAFTVAAFEGTTVRTCFLARCSSVEERGRELIAIDIAANAFLQHMVRNIVGTVVQIGEGRMDPAAIPTILAGRDRRKAGRTAPAHGLCLTAVSYPPTVPQPAPDIARSDVRI is encoded by the coding sequence ATGAAGAACGTCGCCCTGCGAATCGAATATGACGGCACCGATTTTGTCGGATCGCAGTGGCAGAAGAACGGCCGCTCGGTACAGGGCGAGATCGAGGGCGCGTGGGAGCAGCTGACCCAGGAGTGCCAGCGGGTGACCCTCTCTGGTCGCACCGACTCGGGGGTTCACGCGCTTGGCCAGGTGGCGAATGTGCGCACGGGCACGCGGCTGGAGCCGGAGACGATCCAGCGCGGCCTGAACGCCATCCTGCCTGAGGATGTGGCGGTCCACGCGGCGTGGTATGTGCCGATGGACTTCCACGCGCGGCATAGCGCCATCCGGCGCGACTACCGCTACCTGATCGATCATAGCCCGGTCGAGTCGCCGCTCGCTCGACGGCACGTGCTGCATGTGCCCAAGCGGCTCGATACGGCGGCGATGCAGGCGGGATTAGCGCACTTTGAGGGGACGCACGATTTTGCCGCGTTTACCGTCGCAGCCTTTGAGGGCACGACGGTGCGGACATGCTTCCTGGCTCGGTGCTCCTCGGTCGAGGAGCGCGGGCGGGAGCTGATCGCCATAGATATTGCGGCAAACGCGTTCTTGCAGCATATGGTGCGCAATATTGTCGGTACGGTGGTTCAGATCGGCGAGGGCCGGATGGACCCAGCGGCGATACCAACGATCCTGGCTGGTCGCGATCGCCGCAAGGCGGGGCGCACGGCCCCGGCGCACGGCCTGTGCCTGACGGCGGTCTCATACCCGCCGACGGTGCCGCAGCCAGCGCCAGATATAGCACGGTCGGACGTTCGGATATAA
- a CDS encoding 50S ribosomal protein L17, with protein sequence MRHGKPKRMPGTSAEHRVALIRNQMIALIEHRKIQTTLAKAKVVQPHIEKLITLGRADTPQNRRLALSRLANKDAMRKLFAFAPEQYATRSSGYTRITKVGPRKGDGAEMAVLELL encoded by the coding sequence ATGCGACACGGAAAACCGAAGCGGATGCCGGGCACCTCGGCTGAGCACCGCGTGGCGCTGATCCGCAACCAGATGATCGCCCTGATCGAGCACCGCAAGATCCAGACGACGCTGGCGAAGGCGAAGGTTGTGCAGCCCCACATCGAGAAGCTGATCACCCTGGGCCGCGCCGACACGCCGCAGAACCGCCGCCTGGCCCTCTCGCGGCTGGCCAACAAGGATGCGATGCGCAAGCTGTTTGCCTTCGCGCCCGAGCAGTACGCCACCCGCAGCAGCGGCTACACCCGCATCACCAAGGTCGGCCCCCGCAAGGGCGACGGCGCTGAGATGGCGGTGCTCGAGCTGCTCTAG
- a CDS encoding DNA-directed RNA polymerase subunit alpha, whose amino-acid sequence MLDIATPKIEVVQAAENYGRFKIEPLDPGYGHTLGNALRRVLLSSIPGSAITKIKIDGVYHEFSTIQGVREDVTEIVLNTKGIRLRSYAERPVKVLLSKQGAGVVRASDIDTPSNVELVNPNHYICTLDSDDASIEIEMTVERGHGYLPADQRDALPIGEIPVDAIFTPVPKVNYVVENTRVGQATDHDRLLLEIWTDGTIKPGDALSHAAQVLVQYSQTIADFNRSSTEQETTADVTKGLAIPADIYDTPIEELDLSTRTYNCLKRADITKVGQVLEMDEKALLSVRNLGQKSMEEIRDKLIDRGYLLPNSGHALTSLGSSAA is encoded by the coding sequence GTGCTTGACATCGCCACGCCCAAGATCGAGGTAGTGCAGGCGGCGGAGAATTACGGGCGATTTAAGATCGAACCGCTCGACCCTGGCTACGGTCATACCCTTGGGAATGCACTGCGCCGGGTATTGCTTTCGTCAATTCCTGGCTCGGCGATTACAAAGATAAAAATAGATGGCGTGTACCACGAGTTCTCCACGATCCAGGGCGTCCGCGAGGATGTGACCGAGATCGTGCTGAACACGAAGGGTATTCGCCTGCGCTCGTATGCCGAGCGCCCTGTGAAAGTTCTTCTGTCGAAGCAGGGTGCTGGGGTGGTGCGCGCAAGCGATATCGACACACCAAGCAATGTCGAGCTGGTTAATCCGAATCACTATATCTGCACGTTGGATTCGGATGATGCCTCGATCGAGATCGAGATGACTGTCGAGCGCGGGCACGGCTACCTCCCGGCTGACCAGCGCGATGCGCTGCCGATCGGCGAGATCCCGGTGGATGCGATCTTCACGCCGGTGCCGAAGGTGAACTACGTCGTCGAGAACACACGTGTGGGCCAGGCGACCGACCACGACCGGCTGCTGCTGGAGATCTGGACCGATGGGACGATCAAGCCCGGCGATGCGCTGAGCCACGCCGCCCAGGTGCTGGTGCAGTACAGCCAGACGATCGCCGACTTCAACCGCTCGTCTACCGAGCAGGAGACGACGGCGGACGTGACGAAGGGCCTGGCCATCCCGGCGGATATCTACGACACGCCGATCGAAGAGCTCGACCTGTCGACGCGCACCTACAACTGCCTCAAGCGGGCCGACATCACCAAGGTGGGCCAGGTGCTTGAGATGGACGAGAAGGCGCTGCTCAGCGTGCGTAACCTTGGGCAGAAGTCGATGGAAGAGATCCGCGACAAGCTGATCGATCGCGGCTACCTGCTGCCAAACAGCGGCCACGCGCTCACCAGCCTGGGCAGCTCGGCGGCATAA